TACTTTGTGATGAAGACCTTGTGCTTTTCCAGTATGTGCCGGAACTCCTTGCTCTTTCTGAGGTTGTTGATGTCCGGGTCCTTTCTCAGGCTGTCGTAATCGTTGAAACCCTTTGAAAGGGCGGCGTCAAGCTCGTCCAACCCATAATCGGTATTTCCCATGAGGGAATGGACGGAGGCGAGATTGTAACGGATGGTGGCGCTGTCCGGTTTGATCTCCTTGGCCTTCTTGAGATCGTCGAGGGCCTTGTTGTTCTTCTTCTGAAGCATGTAGGCTACCGCCCTGTTCGAGTACGCTTCGGCATAGTTGGGGTCTTTCTTGA
The window above is part of the Syntrophorhabdaceae bacterium genome. Proteins encoded here:
- a CDS encoding tetratricopeptide repeat protein, translated to MRKWTVVVTIAILVSVGLMGMGCDKLPWSKPQQKVEPQQPAPPPPPAQEKPAAAPAEAAKPVSDEPSQEVKAHLKQGMSYVSIAKNATSKGVFNENLDNAIAEFSNAIKKDPNYAEAYSNRAVAYMLQKKNNKALDDLKKAKEIKPDSATIRYNLASVHSLMGNTDYGLDELDAALSKGFNDYDSLRKDPDINNLRKSKEFRHILEKHKVFITK